From the genome of Pseudomonas mohnii:
ACCTTGTCGCCGTAGGTCGCCTGCAGCTCTTTGCCAATCTGCGCATGTTCTTCGCCGCGCACCGCGTAGTGCAGCTCGAACGGCACCTTGCTCAGGCGCAACTCCTCCAGTTGGGAAATCACCGGGGTGATGCCGACGCCGCCAGCGATGAACAGATGCAAGCGTGCCTGTTTGATCAGCGGAAACAGATTGACCGGCGGCGTGACTTCGATCAGATCGCCTTCATTGACGCTGTCGTGCAGGGCCACCGAGCCGCCGCGACCGCTTTCCACGCGACGTACGGCAATCTGGTAGCTGCTGGTGTCGTAGGGCGAACTCAGCAGCGAGTAAGGGTTGCGCAAGGTGTTGCGGTCGTTGGCGATCAGCACCACCACATGGCTGCCACCGGAGAACGCCGGCAAGTGCTCGCCGGTCGGTGAGACCAGGGTGAAGCGCTTGATTTCCGGGGTCACCGATTCGATTCGGGCCACGCGCAGATTCAAAGTCCCAGTGTTCTGGCTCATGTGTCGAGCTCCTCGGCGGGCGGCAGTTCGCCCGGTACTTCGGCATCGGCCTTGACCGCTTGAAACGCTGCCAGCCGGCGGGAATAGTGATCGCGCACCACCAGCGTCAGGCCGCAACCGGGGCAGTCGTAGACACGTTGGGTGACGTTTTCGGTATAGGTGTCGCAGTGCACGCACCAGACCCGGCGCACCAGCGTGCCGGAATGTTCGCGCAGCACTTCATCGCGGTTGAGGTCGTAACGGGTGGCCACTTGCATGGCGCTGCCCAGAAAACTTTCGGACCCGGCGAGGTACAGACGGGTGCCCATTCGCGCATCGAAGAGCAGGTCGTTCAGGTCATCGATCAACGCCTGGTTGCTGGCGTACAGCTTCAATTGATGGCCTGGATGCTCCTGCAGTTGGGCGACAAAGTCCTGCCCGGAAAAGGACTCGCGGGAATACAGCAAGGTGATGGGCCGGTCCAGGCCGGCCATTTCGTCGAGCAGGCGCAACATGGCGCGCCCGCCACTGCCTTGCCCCGCAATGATGTGCCGCGTACCGCCCGGCAGCGGTTGCAACTGGTCATAGACCGGTCGGCTTTTGATCCCGGTGATCAGCATTCTTGTTTTTTCTCCTGACTATCGGCTCGGCTGATGAAAGCCGGCTGTGATGCAAAGCCCAACGACGGTGGGTTGCGATAGCAGGAGCACAGGGCGTGCCAGATATTCAAGTTATTGAAATTAAAGGGTTTTATTGTTTATTGAGGATGGCTTGGGGGTAAAAACAACGATGGGTGTAGGCATTTTTGCAGCATTCAGGCGGGAAGCCACATCACCCCTGTAGGCGCGAGCGTGCCCCCACAGGGTTGTGTGTTGAGGGAATCAAGACATCAGTCACGCTGCAATTTGCGAATCAACGTACCGATGTCGATGCCCAGATGCTGCGCCGCCTTGCGTTTGCTGCCGCACAGTTCCACCGCCTCGAGGATGACCTGGCGTTCGAACTGCTGGACCTGAAGTTTGAGGTTCTGCTCGGCGCTCTGATCGGTGGCGCCCTGAACGACGGAGGGTTTCAGTCGTTGCGCTTGCAGCAGCTCCGCGGGCAAATGATGCTCTTGCGCCTCGTCGTCGGCGAGAACCGCCAGGCGTTCGAAGATGTTGACCAGTTCACGAATATTGCCCGGGAAGTCATAGCTCATCAGCCGCTTGCGGCAACCGGCCGACAGGCTCAGGGAAGGCTCTCGATCACCGTTGATGCGGCTGAGCAGGATGTCGATGAGAAACGGCAGGTCATCGCGATGCTGGCGCAGTGGCGGGATTTCCACCGGCAGCACGGCCAGGCGATAGTAAAGATCGGCACGAAATTCACCGGTGCTCACCAGGTGGCGCAGATCCTTGTTGGTGGCCGCGATCACTTGCACTTGCACGGTTTTGCTCAGGGGCGAGCCGACCGATTGAATGGTGCTGTCTTCGAGAAACTTCAGCAACTTGGCCTGTACATGCAAGGGGATCTCGCCGATCTCATCGAGGAACAGCGTCCCCCCGGAGGCCGCCTCGATGTAGCCTTGCTTGCCGCCCTGCAGCGCACCGGTAAAAGCGCCACGCTCGTAGCCGAACATCTCCGACTCGAACAGGCTCTCGGGAATGCTCCCGCAGTTGACATGAATGAACGGTCGATCACCCCAGCCGGCCGCACGGTGAATGTGTCGGGCAATGGCTGTCTTGCCGACGCCGGGCTCGCCCAGGAGCAACAGTCGTGCGCGCCGGCGGAACGCGCGCACGCCGGTGTCGGCGATGCTCGACAGTTGAGGCGAGAGGTGCAGGGCGTTGTCCTGCGGGTCGCGCAGGCCTTGCGGTTCCGCCGGTCGATTGCCGAGTGATGCCCGCCGTTGCGGCTGGCTGCCGTCGAAGTCTTTCTGGGTCAGCATCCGGAACGGTTTTTCGTAGGCCCCGGTGGGGATGGCATGGGTGCTGCTGAGCAGCACCCGACCTTCCCGGGAACGGGTCAGGGCGCTGTTGCCTCCGCGATTGAGCGCGGCCAGCAAGTCGTCGTAATTCAGGGCCGAGCGCTGGAAGAAATCGCGCTCGGACAACCCGATGGCTTGCTGTTTCGACAACCGGTTGACCCGCTCGGCGGCGAGGTTGAGAAAGCGCACCCGACCTTCGCCGTCAGTGACGATCAGTGCTTCGCTGAAGCTGTCGAGCAAGGCGTGCAGTGCCGGGGTTTCCAGCAAGGCACCCAGCACTTCACTGCTGGCATTGACCGAAGATCGCATGCCCATCTGCAACGAGGGCGGCAGGTTCGAGTCGTTCATGGGTGCAAATCCTGGACGCGACGCCCCTGGCATTCGCGAAACACCGCCACCCGCCACGCCACGCCCTCACGGACCAGGATGCGCGAGCAGTGCACATTGAAATTCCGGTCGCGCCCATGCAAATCAGGTAGCGGCAGGCTGTGCCAGGTGCGTTCGGGCAAGGCCATGTCCAGCAGCAACTGTGCGATCCCGGCGCCATGAGTGATGCCGAACGTGTCTTCGAACGCCGCATTGCGCCATTGCGGCTGCAGGTGTTCATCGATCACCAACACGGCGTCGGGCACGGCATCGAACACCCGGCGCAACGCTTCGATGCGCTGCTCGGCGTCGTGCTGCATGCGCAATTCCTGGCTGACGTCGCGAATGCTGCCCCACATCCGCAGCAGTTGCCCGTTGATGATGGTTGCCCGCACATCGTTTTCGACGTAGGCCGGCGAGCCATCGTGGCGACGGTCCACCGAGAGGGCGCAGTCGACGCTGAACCCGGCCTCGATCAAACGCCGCACGAATGCTTCGTTGGCCGGGCTGCGCGGCCAGTACAGGCGGACGGGCTGCTGATTGAAATCGACATCCGACGGCATCTCGTAGACATCGGCCATGGCGCGGTTGCACAAGCGCCAGTGGGAGTCGTTTTCAAAGACCTGGCGGACAATTTCGTCCGGGGTATTGTTGATGTTCACCGCTTCGGCGAATTCGATGCACCAGTACGCCACCTTTGCGCTCTGCAGCATCTGGCTCATTACTTCGTTGGCGTTGTGCATTTCCCGCAGCCGGTGGCCCAGCGATCCGAGGGGGATTTTCACCAGGTGCAGGCGCGCAGGTTGCACGGTCCGCCATTCCAGCAGGCCACTGGCGATCACATGCAGCAGGCCGCCATTGTGGCGAATCAAGGTGAGCTCCAGGCTCGGGATGAGTTCGTCGGCAGGCGGGTTGGCGAACAGCGACTGCAAGGCACGCACCGACTCGACGCTGAAAATGCGTTCGATCGGTTGCGCCAGCAGTTCCTCCAGCGCATAGCCCAATTGATCGCTCAGGCTGGCGGACAGGTTGAGCAGTTGCCCGTCGGCGCTGACGGTGCTTGCGAGGGGCTGGGCTTTCTTGGCCAGCAAATTCAGGATATCCATTGATGGATCAGCTCGATATTGGCGTTTGAGTGTTTGGATACGGCACATTGCATGCCAATCGAAACGCTTATAAACATTGACGTTCACGAAGGCCTGTCTGGCTGAGCGCTGTGATAATGCAGCAGTTCATGCATATTTACAGCACTTTGCCGGGCCGGACACGCTATCCGATGAATGACCCTGTCGAGGCTGATCGCTGGAGCGGTGAGGGCGATAGCATTTTTCCCTCCAGCCAGGTGTTTCCCAGGATGAAATCGGTCTAAAAACGGCCACCCATTCCCTGAGTGCTTTGCTAATCTGAAGTTGTAGGTGAAAACGCAGACTGATGCGCAAGCGGATAGCGAGGAGGCGTGGGGCGCGCTCCGAAGGGTACACGGTTAGAAAGATCTCCGCGCTGAGATCCAGCCCTTATGCCGTGTGAAGCAGGACAGTGTTTAGTTGCATCATGGTTACATGACTGTTCTGTGGGAGGCCTGATAAACCTTGTAAGCCAGAGACCAGCGCTGGCCACCTACTTAACCTTCGAAGCCCGCCTTGAGCGGGCTTTTTAATGCCGTTCACGCAATCCTGCAGAAGCCAGGCACAGGTAACGCAATACCTGTAGGAGCGAGCCTGCTCGCGATGGACTCCAATACGCCGCGTTTAACCAGGCCACACGCGTCATCGTTAACGACCCTCGCCAGCAGGCTGGCTCCTACAGAGGGATGTAACGCCATACCTGTAGGAGCGAGCCTGCTCGCGATGGACTCAAATACACCGCGTTTAACCAGGCCACACGCGTCATCGTTGACGACCCTCGCCAGCAGGCTGGCTCCTACAGAGGGATGTAACGCAATACCTGTAGGAGCGAGCCTGCTCGCGATGGACTCAAATACGCCGCGTTTAACCAGGCCACACGCGTCATCGTTAACGACCCTCGCCAGCAGGCTGGCTCCTACAGAGCGATGTAACGCAATACCTGTGGGAGCGAGCCTGCTCGCGATGGACTCAAATACACCGAGTTTAACCAGGCCACACGCGTCATCGTTGACGACCCTCGCCAGCAGGCTGGCGCCTACAGAGGGATGTACCCAGGCATAGGTAACAATACCTGTAGGAGCGAGCCTGCTCGCGATGGACTCAAACACGCCGCGTTTAACCAGGCCACACGCATCATCGTTAACGACCATCGCTGGCAGGCCGGCTCCTACAGAGCGATGTACCCCAGGCATAGGTAACGCAATTCGACTGGCAGGGCTCACCGGCTGTGCTAGCGTCTTGAGGTCAACCCTCATTCGCGAGCTCCCTCCATGGACGAGACTATCGTTAATGTCACCACTGCCAAGTTCAACGCCCTCATCGCCATCGTCCAGGCCTACGGGGCCGCTTTCGCGATCAAGATTCTCACCGCCATCGCGTTCTGGATCGTCGGGCGCTGGCTGATCGGCTTTGCCGTCCATATGGTGCAAAAGGCCCTGGGCAAGCAGAAGGTCGACCCGACGGTGTTGCGCTATGTGGGCTCGGCGATCACGGTGACGCTGAACATCATCCTGGTGATCGGCATCCTCGGTTACCTCGGCATGCAGACCACCACCTTCGCCGCGTTGCTCGCCGCAGTCGGCCTGGCAATCGGCATGGCCTGGTCGGGGTTGCTGGCCAACCTGGCGGCCGGTGCCTTCATCATTGTCCTGCGGCCGTTCAAGGTGGGCGATTTCATCTGCGCCGGCGGGGTAACAGGCACGGTCACCGAGATCGGACTGTTCGCCACGGCGATCAACACCCCGGACAACGTGCTGACCCTGGTGGGCAACAACAAGATCTTCAGCGACAACATCCAGAATTTCACCCACAATCCCTTCCGCCGTGTTGAACTCAAGGCACAGCTGTCCGGCGCCGCCGACTGGAAGGCAGCGGCGGCCTTGCTCAAGCAGAAAATCGCGTCCATTCCCAACGTGCTCGCCGAGCCGGCGGTGGATGTGGAGATTCTGGAGTTCAATCTGGTAGGGCCCGTGTTGGCGGTGCGTCCTTATTGCCACAACGAAAACTACTGGCAGGTGTATTTCGACACCAATCGCACCATCAAGGATGCCCTCGGCGAGGCGGGCTTCCCGGCACCGATACCGGCGCAAACGGTGATTTTCCAGCAGGGCGCTACCTTACCCGGAGCGCTGACCAAGGAATGACGGCGTCAGTTCGATTGCGGTCATGGGTACCGGGTCGCAATCGACTTCATGCGGAGCAGGATCAATAAATGCAGGATGTTCGCCCCAACCCAATGCTGACCCTGGAATATTGTGTCGAACGTCCGATATTCATGGATTTCTTGCAGTACGCGAACCGTACACCCGATGCAACCGCTGTCATTTCCCACGATGCATCGTGCAGTTATCGTCAACTTGAGCGCATAAGCCGGGGCATTGCCGGCTTTCTGATCGAAAAAGGCGCCCGCGAGTCAGACCGGGTGGTCATCATTTCCAATCGCTGCGCGGGCCTGGTCTACGCCATGCTCGGCGCCTCGCGGGCCGGGTTGACGTTCAGCGTCGCCGACATGGCCTATCCCGCTGCGCGCATCGACCAGATCATACGCATCCTGCAGCCCTCGTTTGTGTTGCTTTGCGGCGGGGCGACCTTCGATCCCGGGCCTGTACAACCGGGGCAGGGCACTGCTCATCCGCAGGTGGTGCAGATTCCCGAATCGCCTGACGAATCCCTGCAAGCGTTTGCCATTGCTCCAGATGATTTGCCGGAAGTCGACCCGGCTCATCCGGCCTACATCACCTTCACATCGGGCAGTACCGGTGAACCGAAGGGGATTGTCACCCACCATGCGCCGCTGGTTCATTTCATCGAGTGGCATGCCCGGCATCATTCGCTATCGGAAAACGATTGCTTTTCCCTGTTGTCCGGACTGGGTCATGACCCTGTCTACAGGGACGTCTTCACGCCGCTGTCCATCGGCGCGAAAGTGGTCATTCCGGCGCAGTCGCTGGTTATCGATCCATCGGCCCTGGCCACATGGCTGCATGAACATGCCATTTCGGTCATTCACTTGACGCCGCCCCTGGGCAAGCTCATTGAAGCGGGCGCAAAGATCAATGGAACCCGATTCAACGATTTGCGCTACCTGTTTTGGGGTGGCGACGCCCTGAGCGATACCTTGTACGAACAGATGCGCGTCATTGCACCCGATGCAAAGAGCGTGAACTTCTACGGTACGACGGAAACGCCACAGGCCATGGCGTTTCACCCGCTCGATCCCACCGCCGACAATTCGCGGATACCGCTGGGCAAAGGCATAGACGGGGCACAACTGCTGGTCGTGAATGACGCCAGTCAGTTGGCCGGCATTGGAGAAGTGGGGGAAATCCTGATTCGCAGCCCCTATCTGTCATTGGGTTACTGGGGTGACGCGGCGAAGACCCGGGATAGTTTTGTGGTCAATCCCTTTACCCGTGTCCCGGATGACATTTGCTACAAGACCGGCGACCTCGGCACCTACCTTCCGGATGGCAGTGTCATGTTTCTGGGGCGGGGTGACAGTCAGGTCAAGATTCGCGGGCACCGAATCGAACTGACTGAAATCGAAGGCGCCATTTCGCGCCATCCTCGAATCAAGCAGTGCGTTGTGCTGGCGGCGAATGACCGTTCCAGCGTGAGGCTGGTGGCCTATTGCGTTTCAACCCAGCCTGTTTCGTCGGTTCAATTGCGCGAGCATGTCAGCAAGGCACTTCCCGACTACATGGTGCCGGCGTTGTTCGTGTTTCTGGACGCCATTCCACTGACGCCCAATGGCAAGATCGATAAGCGGGCGCTGACTGCGGCGGGCGCTTCGACGCAAGCGGCGTCCCCGGGCTCGGACCAGAATCTGTCGCCGATCGGGCTCAAGCTGGCGGACGCCTGGTCTGCAATCCTCGACGTCCCGCATATCGACGCCAACCTGTCGTTCGTCGAGCTGGGCGGCGATTCGCTGTCGTTCGTCCAGGCGTCAATGGTCCTTGAGCGGTTGATCGGGCATTTGCCCGAACGATGGGAAATGCTGCCGGTCCGTGATCTGGGTGAGTTGGCCAATACCGCCAAACCCTCGCGGCTGGCCGTTCGGGCAATGGAAGTTCCCGTGTTGCTGCGGGTCATGTCCATCGTGATGATCGTTGTCGGGCATTTTCAACTGTTTAAGGATTGGGCGTTCTTCGGCGAAACGGCGGTGTTGTTCGTCGTGTCCGGTCTCAGCCTGGCGAGGTTTCAATTTCAAGCCATCAATGAACGCGGTAACGCCAGTACGCTCGTCAAGTCCGTGGCCACTATCGCAGTGCCCACCGTCCTGTATACGTTGTTGACCCAGGTGCTTTTCGACAGATTTCACTGGCAGTCCGTCTTGATGATTTCCAACTGGTTTGCACCCAATGACATCGGCTACTTCACCTATTGGTACGTTGAAGTGCTGTTGCAGATGATCGTGATTATCGGGCTAGTGTTGTCGTTCGAGCGCGTCAGGCAAATCATCCTTTCCAATCCGTTCCGTTATTTGCTCATGGCGTCCTGCCTGTTGGCGGTGGCTGATCTGTTGATCAGTCTGTATGTGTTTGACGCTTCAGCGCTGGATAACCGGGTGCCACAGCACTTCCTGGCGATCATGGTGCTCGGCATGGCCATTCACTATGCCGACTCCACCCGGCGCAAATGGATGGCCAGCGCGGTGGCGGTCATTGTGGTGGGCGGGCGAGATTTACTGGAGTTCTACGGGCATGGCTTGCCTGCGGTTGGCATGAGCGAATACATCGATGTGGCGGTGCCGGCGGTGCTCGCGGTGATCTGGATCCGCTCGGTGCCCGTGCCAGGACTCATCGCGCGGGGGCTCGCCGCCATCGCGGCGTCAACGCTGTACATCTATCTGACGCACTTCCAGTTCCAGTCCGTGGCCCGTCGCCTCAATGACAGCCCTGTACTGGCCGTGGTGATCGCCATCGTCGGCGGGATCGTGGTCGGTTACGCCTGGAACAAGTTCGTGCGAATCGTGTTGATGCGCTTCAACGGCGCCGAGAAGAAGCGCCGTGCGCAAAAGATTGAACGGGTGGCCTGACGCCGATGTTTTCGTCAGGTCGCCACTTCACGGCTATCCTGATTTCCATGTTCTTGATGCCGTTGCGCTTCGTTAACCGGAGTCAACTGTTGCCTGGATGATGGGTACCTTCTGGCAGGGAAGGGTCTTTCGGCGTTCCACAGGCTTTTCTGGATGAAAGGCGGTGGTTGCACGGATAAGTGTGGCAGCGATGAACACAAGGGTCGAACTGGCAAGAGACGAAGCGGCTCCAGGCGTCTTGGTGCAAACACTGGAGCAGGCTATCGACGCCGTGGTGGTCGTGGATGCGCAGGGCCTCGTGGTGTTTTTCAATGCCGCTGCCGAACGCTTTTGGGGCTGTTCGCGCATTGAGGCGCTGGGCGGTAACGTCAGTGCCCTGATTCCCCGGGGGCTTGACCCGAACCCTGACGATTCTGCCAGCGAGCACACGGACGGCGGCGTCCATCACCTGGCAGGCAGCAGTCTGGATACGCGGATCGTGCGCCAGGATGGTCAGGAGCGCTGGGGCGTGATGTCCGTCTCGACAATTGTTATGCATGACCAGACCCTGCATGCGGTCTTCCTCAAGGATGTCACGCACCTGCGCGTGCAAGACCTCGAGCACCGGTTGCTATCGATGTCGATCAATGCCACGCATTCGGCGACGTGCATCGTCGACGCCCATCGACAGCTTATCTACGTGAATGACGGACTGATCCGCTTGCTGGGGTATTCCCGTGAGGAGGTGATCGGGCAATCACCCTTGCTGTTCTTCGTGCCCGACGCTCGGGCCGAGACGCAAGCGGAGCCGGAGCTGGAAGCCATTCTCTGCGGCCAGCCTCACGAGTTCAGCGCACTGATCAGCAAACGCAGCGGACAGCGCCTGTGGGTGCATGTGTCCTCGACACCCGTCTTCGATGCTCAAGACCAGCTCGAACATGTCGTGATCGTGCTGACGGACATTACCCAGTCGAAGTTGCATGAGGTGCTGCAGAACAAAGTCATTGGCGCATTGCTCAAGGAGGAGTCGCTGGAGAGCGTGCTGACGTTGTTGTGCCATGAAATTGAACGCATCGCCCCCGAAGTCATCGTGTCGATCCTCAGTGTTGATCCGCAAGGAATTCTGCATCCCCTGGCCAGCCCCGGCTTGCCGGTCGAATACTCCAGGGCCATCGAGGGCCTGGTCATCGGCCCCACGACGGGGTCCTGCGGCACGGCCGCCTACCGGGGCGAACCGGTGCTGGTGACCGACATCAACAACGACCCGCTGTGGGCGGACTACAAGCACCTGGCACAACAGTCCGGTTTGCAGGCCTGTTGGTCGATGCCGGTGCGCAACGGTGCCGGGCGCATCGCCGCGACCTTTGCACTGTATTTCCGGGAAAGCCGTGGACCGGACCCCTTGCATGGCCACTTGGTCAAAGCGGGCACGCATCTGTGCATGTTGGCCCTCGAACGCGAGCAAGCCCGCCAATCCATTCGAAAAATGGCCTTTTACGATGGATTGACCGGCCTGCCCAATCGCAGTTACCTGCTCGCCCAGGCACAACGCACCCTGGGCGAAATGGCGCGAGAGCAGGCGGAGCTGGCCGTGCTGTTTGTCGACCTGGATCGTTTCAAGCAAATCAACGATGCGTTGGGCCATGCCTCGGGTGACGAGTTATTGCGCGTCACGGCGCACCGGCTGCGCAGCCTGTTGCGAGAGGCCGACCTGGTCGGGCGTTTGTCCGGCGACGAATTCGTCCTGGTGCTGCCACGCATGAACGCGACACAGGTCGCGACTTTTCTGGAGCGGATGATGATGCTCCTGAGTCGCCCGATGACGATCGCGGGCATGTCGGTGGTCGTTTCGGCCAGCATTGGCATCAGCCTGTTCCCCGGCGATGGGCGTGACATGGAGACCTTGCTGCACCGTGCCGACATTGCGATGTATCAGGCCAAGCGCATCGAGCGCGGCAGCTTCAGCTTTTTTGTCGAAAAGATGAACCGGATCGCTCAAGACCGATTGGTGCTGGAAACGGCGCTGCGCAACGCCATGGCCACCGGCAACCTCGAGTTGTTCTACCAGCCGCAGATCGACCTCAACAGCGGCAGGCTCGTGGGTGTCGAGGCGTTGGCTCGCTGGGCGCATCCGGCCCTGGGCGACATCTCGCCAAGGCAATTCATACCGCTGGCCGAGGAGTGCGGGCTGATTAATGAACTGAGTCAATGGGTGCTGCAAGCGGCATGCGAACAACTGGCCGTCTGGCGTCGACAGGGATTGGCGATTGCGTCGCTTTCGATCAACCTGTCGCCGATCAACTTTCATAACCTCGATCTGGCCGAACTGATTGCCGGCCAATTGCAGCGATACGGTTTGCAACCCGCCGACCTGTGCGTGGAAGTGACCGAGGGCGTGGTGCTTTCCAACAGTCCTGGCACCTGTAAAACCATCCGCGATCTGCACGCGTTGGGGGTGCGGCTGGCCATCGATGATTTCGGCACGGGCTACTCCAGTCTGGGGTATTTGCGGCATCTGCCGATCAGCGAGCTGAAACTGGACAAGAGTTTTGTCGACGACCTGGAGCACGATACGTCTTGCCGGGCCCTGAGCGAGTCGGTCATCGGCATCGGCAAGAGTCTGTCGTTGACCGTGGTGGCCGAAGGCATCGAGTCCGCCGTCCAGCGTGACATCCTCAAGGCCCAAGGGTATGAGGTCGGCCAGGGCAATTTCTTCTCGTTGCCACTGCCTGGCCAGGCGTTCGTGCAATTCATTGATTCGGTGAATGCGGGCGCGGCCGCGTGTAACGGGGCAGGGGCACTCTGCGTGGGGGCGGGGTTTTCGAGCTGATTCAGGGACGGCCAGACGATGGCGCTGTAAACTGGCCGCCCGGTTTCGACCGACCCTTTACCCCTCGAGCAAGAGTTTCCCATGGCCAATCAAGACATCACCTTCGTTCCTGACCCCGATGCCGATTCCATCTCCTCCGACGTTGCCGGTTTTGGCGGCCTGCTGGTCTCCACCCAGATCCCGACCCGTGCCGACGGCAGCCTGGAGCTGGGCGACATCACCCTCCAGAGCGAATGCACCCTGCAGGCGCTGAAGGTTGCGCTGGAGCGGGCCGGCAGCTCCATGGACCGGGTTCTGCACCTGACCATCTACCTCACCGACATGGCCGACCGGGCTGCCTTCAACGAGGTTTACCAGCGCTTTTTCGCCAAGCCATGGCCGGTACGCGCCGCCGTTGGCGTGGCCGCCCTGGCAGTCGAAGGCATGCGCG
Proteins encoded in this window:
- a CDS encoding EAL domain-containing protein yields the protein MNTRVELARDEAAPGVLVQTLEQAIDAVVVVDAQGLVVFFNAAAERFWGCSRIEALGGNVSALIPRGLDPNPDDSASEHTDGGVHHLAGSSLDTRIVRQDGQERWGVMSVSTIVMHDQTLHAVFLKDVTHLRVQDLEHRLLSMSINATHSATCIVDAHRQLIYVNDGLIRLLGYSREEVIGQSPLLFFVPDARAETQAEPELEAILCGQPHEFSALISKRSGQRLWVHVSSTPVFDAQDQLEHVVIVLTDITQSKLHEVLQNKVIGALLKEESLESVLTLLCHEIERIAPEVIVSILSVDPQGILHPLASPGLPVEYSRAIEGLVIGPTTGSCGTAAYRGEPVLVTDINNDPLWADYKHLAQQSGLQACWSMPVRNGAGRIAATFALYFRESRGPDPLHGHLVKAGTHLCMLALEREQARQSIRKMAFYDGLTGLPNRSYLLAQAQRTLGEMAREQAELAVLFVDLDRFKQINDALGHASGDELLRVTAHRLRSLLREADLVGRLSGDEFVLVLPRMNATQVATFLERMMMLLSRPMTIAGMSVVVSASIGISLFPGDGRDMETLLHRADIAMYQAKRIERGSFSFFVEKMNRIAQDRLVLETALRNAMATGNLELFYQPQIDLNSGRLVGVEALARWAHPALGDISPRQFIPLAEECGLINELSQWVLQAACEQLAVWRRQGLAIASLSINLSPINFHNLDLAELIAGQLQRYGLQPADLCVEVTEGVVLSNSPGTCKTIRDLHALGVRLAIDDFGTGYSSLGYLRHLPISELKLDKSFVDDLEHDTSCRALSESVIGIGKSLSLTVVAEGIESAVQRDILKAQGYEVGQGNFFSLPLPGQAFVQFIDSVNAGAAACNGAGALCVGAGFSS
- a CDS encoding RidA family protein, which translates into the protein MANQDITFVPDPDADSISSDVAGFGGLLVSTQIPTRADGSLELGDITLQSECTLQALKVALERAGSSMDRVLHLTIYLTDMADRAAFNEVYQRFFAKPWPVRAAVGVAALAVEGMRVEVTAMAAKG